In Mesorhizobium sp. J428, the genomic window ACATGGACGCTTCGCCGCTGGGCTTCGAGAAGGGCGCCACGCCCTTCCTCGACCTTCCGGCCGTGGTGCCTTTGCCGCTGCGCATTTCGGGCATCGCCGGGGCGACGCTGTCGACCGGTGCGAACATCGTCTCGGGCGCTGCCTACGATGCGATCGACGCCGACATGGTGGACATGGAGACCTTCGCGGTGCTGCGCGCCTGCCAGCGCTTCGGCGTGCCGCTCGTGGCGCTGCGCGGCATTTCCGACGGCGCGGCCGACCTGCGCCATGTCGGCGACTGGACCGAATACCTGCATGTCATCGACGAGAAGCTGGCGGGCGCGGTGGATCGGCTGGGACAGGCGATCGCGAAGGGCGAGGTGCCGATCATCGGCCGAGACTGACTGCCCATTGCGAGGAAACAGCCTCCACAGTACATTTGGTACAGTCATCGGAGGCGCGAAATGGGCGCGATACACATCGAGGGCATCGAGGAGACGGTCCTGAAATCCATCGCGCTGCGCGCCGAGCAGAACGGCAGAAGCCTCGACGAGGAAATCCGCGCGATCCTGGCAAGTGCCGCAAGCGAGAAGCCGGACCGGCTGACGCCGGAGCAAGCGAAGGCGCGTGCGGATGAGTTCGCGGCTATCCGGGCGATGACCAAGGGCTACTCGCCCGAGACGGACAGCACCAAGATAATCAGAGAGATGCGTGACCGCGGCTACTCTAATTATTGATGCAAGCGCGCTGGTCAAACTCCTCGTAGGAGAGCCGGATTCGGAGAAGTATGCACTTGCTATAAGAGATGGCAGGCGGCTTGTGGCCCCCGCTCATATCCTTGCCGAAACCGGAGAAGTGGTTAGCCGCAAGATACGTGCCGGCCACGTGGACGCTGCTCAACTGCGGGCTATAGTGCAGCAGCTAGAAACCGAACTCGAGGTCCTTCCTCTTGTTGATTTGCTCGAGGAGGCGGTTGGCATCGCATTGGACACAGGCGCAAGCGTCTACGACTGCCTCTATGTCGCCGCGGCGTCTCGTCATAGTCGACCATTGCTCACCGCCGACGCCCGCCTGATATCCTGCCTCGCGGGAACCCGCTACGAGCCGTTGCTGATTCCGCTCGACTCGGCTAATGCCCCGCGATGACAGCCCATCCCGACTCCATTCTCATCATCGACTTCGGCAGCCAGGTCACGCAGCTGATCGCGAGGCGCGTGCGCGAGGCGGGGGTCTACTGCGAGATACACCCTTTTCAGAACGCCCAGGCTGCGTTCGAGAAGCTACAGCCGAAGGGCGTCATCTTCTCCGGCGGCCCGGCCTCGGTGACGACCGAGGGCAGCCCGCGCGCTCCGCAGGTGGTGTTCGACGCCGGCGTGCCGATCCTCGGCATCTGCTACGGCCAGCAGACGCTTGCGACACAGCTCGGCGGCACGGTGGAGGGCGGGCATGCCGCTGAGTTCGGCCGCGCCGACGTCGAGATCAGGAAGGCGAGCCCGCTGTTCGACGGCTTCTGGCAGGTCGGCGGCCGCTATCCGGTCTGGATGAGCCATGGCGACCGCGTCACCAAGCTGCCCGACGGCTTCGAGGTGATCGCCACCTCCGAGAACGCGCCCTTCGCCATCGCGGCAGACGAGAAGCGGCATTACTATTCCACCATGTTCCACCCCGAAGTGGTCCATACGCCCGACGGCGCGAAGCTGCTCTCCAACTTCGTGCACAAGATCGTCGGGCTGAAGTCGGACTGGACCATGTCGGCCTATCGCGCCGAGATGATCCGCAAGATCCGCGACCAGGTCGGCACCGAGCGCGTGATCTGCGGCCTGTCCGGCGGCGTCGATTCCTCCGTCGCGGCGGTGCTGATCCACGAGGCGATCGGCGACCAGCTGACCTGCATCTATGTCGACCATGGCCTGATGCGCCTGGGCGAGAGCGAGCAGGTGGTCGGCATGTTCCGCGACCACTACAACATCCCGCTGGTACGTGGACGCGTCCGATCTGTTCCTGACCCAGCTCGCCGGCGTCAGCGACCCGGAGGTGAAGCGCAAGACGATCGGCCGCCTGTTCATCGAGGTGTTCGAGGCCGAGGCCGGCAAGATCGCCGCCGACGGAAAGGGCGCCCCGAAGTTCCTCGCGCAGGGCACCCTCTATCCCGATGTGATCGAGAGCGTCTCCTTTTCCGGCGGCCCCTCGGTGACGATCAAGAGCCACCACAATGTCGGCGGCCTGCCCGAGCGGATGAACATGCAGCTCGTGGAGCCGTTGCGCGAACTGTTCAAGGACGAGGTCCGCGCGCTCGGCCGCGAACTCGGCCTGCCAGAGAGCTTCATCGGCCGCCATCCCTTCCCGGGCCCCGGCCTCGCCATCCGCTGCCCCGGCGGCGTGACGCGCGAAAAACTCGACATCCTGCGCAAGGCCGACGCGATCTACCTGGAAGAGATCCGCAAGGCGGGCCTCTACGACACGATCTGGCAGGCCTTCGCCGTATTGCTGCCGGTGCAGACCGTCGGCGTGATGGGCGACTACCGCACCTACGACTTCGTCTGCGCGCTCCGCGCCGTTACCTCCGTCGACGGCATGACCGCGGACTTCTACCCCTACGACATGACCTTCCTCGGCCGCACGGCGACGCGTATCATCAACGAAGTACGAGGGATCAACCGGGTGGTCTATGACGTAACGAGCAAGCCGCCCGGGACGATCGAGTGGGAGTGATCTAAGGTCGTTTCCGACCATCTCGCTTCGTGCGATCAGGCGCTCGACATTCTGACGGCGTTCCACACCATATTCGGGAGCAGTCGATACCTACGCCCCGGCTGATATGACGGCGATACGCCCGTCAGCAACGCAACGCTCAACCGTGTAATTGACACGGTCGTAGGGCGCATCCGAGAGACTGCCCCTGATTTTCAGAGCTTCGGTGTTCACGACTTGCGACGTACATTCTCGACTGGACTGCACTGCGCCAAGTTTGATGATCGTCGGCTCGAGATGAGCTTGGGCCACGCGGCTCGGAACCGGATCGCGGTTATCTACAACGTGAACCGCTACCTCGTCGAAGGGAAGATCATGATCTCGCGGTAGATGGTGGACCGGGACGGGCCGGTGCGGGCGTGAACGGCTTTTATGCGGACAATACGGTCTGCTAGAGCATGGCCGCGCTGCCTCCTGCGGGGTGTTGCAGAGGCCAGACAAGGCGATGATTTGTTGTTGTGCAATAGACATTTAGCTGGTGGTAGTAGTGTGGCGGGGAGGCGGTGGAAAATAGGATAGTTTTACAGCCCGAGCCCTCTTCCTCTGCCAAGTCCGAGCCCATGATGGAAGGCAAGTTCCCGCCCCAGGCTGCGGCCTGAGTCGGATGCCATGCCGAGGTCCTGTTTGCAGCCGGCAATAATGGATTAAAGCCGCGAATGCGTTGCCATGTCGCCGGCCTGATACTGGCGCTGGCTGGCTTGATAGAGCTTCTGCCAGCGCTCGACGAAGCGGTTGGCCCGGCGCTGCGGCGGATAGTTTCGATGTCTGCGCCCCCGTGACGCTCATGGATCGAACGGAAGGCGGTACCCGCCTCGATTGACTGCAGCTGCTGAGGATCGCCGACCAGCCCCACCTTTGCGCCCGCTTCCGCCGCATGGGACAGCACACGCTCCATCTGGCGCGTGCCGACGATGCCGAGAGCGCGCCTTTCCGTGATATACGCCGACGCATCGACCTGCTCGCCGGACAGGACAAGACCACGCAGTTCGGCGCGGGCAGGGGCTGCTTCACGGTCACCTTCACTCACCTCATGGCGTTCGCGCTCTGCCATCATCTCCGCGGCACGATGCAGGCGCTGTTTGGCCTCGATCATCTCCTCGCCGCGCCCGTCTTGCCCCAACGCCACCAGATCGGGCGAACGCCCTATGGCGCCGACCACTTCGTTGAACTGGTCGATGCAGTCGCTGTAGTGCGCGAATATTGCCGCGTCGCGGCGCGTGAAGGTGGACTGCTGATGCGTGATGGTGCCGAGTGCAGCCGTCGATTGTTGCACTTGACGTTGCCCCCGATGCGCCCACACTTTTTTCTCGGCCATCTGCATCACAGCCGCCGTCATCTTCTGGCTCTGATCAATGTATCCTGAGCCTAGGTGCAGCCCCGTGCATTAACGTAGACCGACCGCAGCGTCGTGGTGGCGCAGATGAACAGGCGATTGCGCTTCGGGCCGCCGAAGCAGACATTGGCGACCACCTCGTCGATGAGGATCTTGCCGAGCAGCGTGCCGTCGGGCGCGAAGCAGTGCACTCCGTCGCCGGCCGACGACCAGATGCGACCCTCGGTATCGACCCGGAAGCCGTCGAACATGCCGGCGTCGCAGTCCGCGAAATCGACACCGCCTGCGAGTGACGCTCCGTCGGCCGATAGGGTATAGCGGCGTATTCTCGGGATGCAGTCCGCGAAATGCGATCTGCCGGTGTCCGCGACATAGAGAAAGGCCTCGTCCGGCGAGAAGGCGAGCCCGTTCGGCTGCTTCATGTCGGCGACCACCCGCGTGACACCGCCTCCGGAATCGATCCTGTAGACATGGCGGCCGTCCTGCTCCATCGGCGCCGCGTCGCCCTCGTAGTCGCTGTCGATCCCGTAGGACGGATCGGTGAACCAGACCGAACCGTCGGACTTGACCACGACGTCGTTGGGCGAGTTGAGACGCTTGCCCTCGAAACTGTCGGCCAGGATCGTGCGGCTGCCGTCGATCTCGTATCGGCTCACGCAGCGACCACGGTGTTCGCAGGTGATGAGGCGGCCCAGCCGGTCCACCGTATGGCCGTTCTGGTTGCGGCATGGCTGCTCGAAGATCGCCACCTGGCCGTTCATCTCGTCCCAGCGCAGGATGCGGTCGTTGGGGATGTCCGACCAGATCAGGTAGCGGCCGGCCGCGAAGTAGGCGGGGCCTTCGCACCAGCGCCCTCCCTGCCAGAGGATTTCGGGCCCTGCATTCTGGTGGATCAGACGGCCGAAACGTTCGTCGTGAATCTCATAGTCGATCGCGGGCAATCTGCGCTTCCTCCCTGAGGGCTGACCCCGAAGCCGCAAGGACGCGCGGCTTCCCATTCCTCGACGATCAGCCGATTTCCACGATCGCCTTGATCAGTCCGGCTTTTTCGTTTGTCCAGTGGGGAATGTCGCGCACAGCCCCAGTCAGGTCAGTTCGATGCGTAATCAGGCGATCCACCGGCACCGAACCTTGTCGCATTGCCTCGATGACGCGCTCGAAATCCTCCGCCGTGGCGTTTCGGCTGCCGAGGAGCGTCAGTTCCTTCCTATGGAAGTCGGGATCCATGAACCGGATCTGCTCCTTCACCACGCTGACCAGCACATAGCGGCCGCCATGCGCGGCGTAGTCGAAACCCTTCTCCATCGCTCCCGGGTTTCCAGTCGCATCGAAGACTACGTCGAATCCTTCGCCGGAGGTGAACCGGTCCAGCGCATGCGACCTGTCCCCATCGGCGGCGATCGGTGTGACGCCGAGGATGGCGGCCGTTGCGCGCGCGCGCTCCGTCTCGCGATCCAGCACCGCGACAGCGCCCCCGGAGAGCCGCGAGAACAGGGCAACACCGAGCCCGATCGGGCCGGTCCCAACGACGAGCACCCGGTCCCGTGCCGTCACCGCGGCACGTCGCACCGCATGCGCGCCGATCGCGAGGAACTCGACGGTCGCCGCCTGGTCGAGCGACAGGCCGTCGATAGGGATCAGGTTTCCCGGCGGAACCGCCAGGAGGCCCGCCATGCCGCCGTCCTGGTGCACCCCCAGCACCGACACGCGCACGCAGCAATTGGGTTTGCCGCGCCGGCAGGCAATGCAGCCGCCGCAGGACAGGTACGGATTGACCGCGAAGCTCTGCCCGGGCCCGATCCCGGAGCCGGCAGGCGCATGCACCACCTCGACGGCGAGTTCGTGGCCCATGATCCGCGGATACAGCAGGAACGGATGCTTGCCCTCGAAGATATGATAGTCGGTTCCGCATATGCCGACGCGGCGTGGCCGCACCAGCGCATAAGACGGGTCTGGTGTCGGGGCCGGGCGCTTCTCGACGATCAGCTTGCCCGGCTCGACGCAGACGAGGGCTTCCATGGACTGCACGTAGGTGTCTTTCGATGTCCGTGCGACGGGCGCACTCTCGCAGGAAGACGAGGGGCCGGCTGCGCGCCGGCCCTCGCATCGGCTATTTGAACTCGGCCATGTTGGCCTTGGTGACGAGGGCCGCGCCGGAATCGATCAGCGACTCGACCTTCTCGCCCCGGATAGCGTTGACCAGGGCCTCGACGCCGAGCGACGCCATCTTGGTCGGGAACTGGGCGACCGTGGCATTTTCGATGCCGGCCTCGAGCGCTTCGGCCTCGCCGCAGCAGAAGTCGAAGCCCACCAGGATCACCTTGCCCGCCAGATTGGCGTTCTTGATCGCCTGGGCGGCGCCGGCCGCCGGGGGGCCGCAGGCCGCGTAGATGGACTTCACGTCCGGATTGGCGGTGAGGATAT contains:
- a CDS encoding type II toxin-antitoxin system VapC family toxin, whose amino-acid sequence is MTAATLIIDASALVKLLVGEPDSEKYALAIRDGRRLVAPAHILAETGEVVSRKIRAGHVDAAQLRAIVQQLETELEVLPLVDLLEEAVGIALDTGASVYDCLYVAAASRHSRPLLTADARLISCLAGTRYEPLLIPLDSANAPR
- a CDS encoding SMP-30/gluconolactonase/LRE family protein, which produces MPAIDYEIHDERFGRLIHQNAGPEILWQGGRWCEGPAYFAAGRYLIWSDIPNDRILRWDEMNGQVAIFEQPCRNQNGHTVDRLGRLITCEHRGRCVSRYEIDGSRTILADSFEGKRLNSPNDVVVKSDGSVWFTDPSYGIDSDYEGDAAPMEQDGRHVYRIDSGGGVTRVVADMKQPNGLAFSPDEAFLYVADTGRSHFADCIPRIRRYTLSADGASLAGGVDFADCDAGMFDGFRVDTEGRIWSSAGDGVHCFAPDGTLLGKILIDEVVANVCFGGPKRNRLFICATTTLRSVYVNARGCT
- a CDS encoding 5'-methylthioadenosine/S-adenosylhomocysteine nucleosidase (Enables the cleavage of the glycosidic bond in both 5'-methylthioadenosine and S-adenosylhomocysteine) → MTFEVPTFAGRRVLFVMAAEAEYGPHLKARFTPLMTGVGPVEAAIALTATLAGHASQGALPDLVVSLGSAGSRSLEQTGIYQATAVSYRDMDASPLGFEKGATPFLDLPAVVPLPLRISGIAGATLSTGANIVSGAAYDAIDADMVDMETFAVLRACQRFGVPLVALRGISDGAADLRHVGDWTEYLHVIDEKLAGAVDRLGQAIAKGEVPIIGRD
- a CDS encoding zinc-binding alcohol dehydrogenase family protein yields the protein MEALVCVEPGKLIVEKRPAPTPDPSYALVRPRRVGICGTDYHIFEGKHPFLLYPRIMGHELAVEVVHAPAGSGIGPGQSFAVNPYLSCGGCIACRRGKPNCCVRVSVLGVHQDGGMAGLLAVPPGNLIPIDGLSLDQAATVEFLAIGAHAVRRAAVTARDRVLVVGTGPIGLGVALFSRLSGGAVAVLDRETERARATAAILGVTPIAADGDRSHALDRFTSGEGFDVVFDATGNPGAMEKGFDYAAHGGRYVLVSVVKEQIRFMDPDFHRKELTLLGSRNATAEDFERVIEAMRQGSVPVDRLITHRTDLTGAVRDIPHWTNEKAGLIKAIVEIG